ATATCGGGGCCAGGGTGATCGATTTCGTTCAGGAGGTGGCCTACGCTGGCAAAGCGGTGATGATTATTTCAGACTCGGCCCCTGAAATTGCCCAAATGATCCTTAAAAAATTGGACAGGGGAGCCACGCTGTTAAAGGGAAAAGGCGGTTACACCGGCAGCCAGAAAGAAGTGCTTTATTGCGTCATCAGCCGCAACGAATTGGTCCGCTTGAAAAACTTGATCCGGGAGATTGACCCCTACGCCTTTGTGGCCGTTCATGATGTCAGAGATGTGCTGGGGGAAGGTTTTACCCATGATGAGCAGAAAAAACCGTTACGGGATGACATGTAACAAAAAAGCTTGCAGACACATGCAGTCTGCAAGCTATACAGGTCAGATGATGCCTGATGGCCAATCACATCGCTGACCTGCTGTTTGGATCTATGTTGGTACATGTTCTTAATCATTGTTCATACCGGCATATACCATAATAAAGCGTAACAGTTCCAGTACAGCGACCACGGTTGCGGCAACATAAGTGAGAGCAGCTGCATTGAGCACTTTTCGGGCGGCATGCTCTTCGTTCATGCCAATGACATTGAGGCTCACCATTTGGTTCAAGGCCCGGCTGCTGGCATTAAATTCAACCGGCAGAGTGACAACTTGAAACAGCACAGCAAAGGCCATGGTGAGGATGCCAAGCAGGATCATGTTCGTTGAGTATAGCAGAAGGCCTAGGAAAATAAAAATGAAAGACGCGTTGGAACCAAATGTGGCCAGCGGAACCAGCGCATGTCTGAAGCGCAAAAAGGCATAATGCTCTGCATCTTGAATGGCATGGCCGACCTCGTGGGCAGCCACCGATACGCTGGCAATGGATGAACCATAGTAGTTATCACTGGAAAGGCGGACCGTTTTTGTCGTCGGATCATAATGGTCTGTCAGTTTTCCCCTGACTTCTTCCACTCTGACGTCATACAAACCGTTAGCATCCAGTATTTTGCGGGCCACTTCTCTCCCTGTTAAACCGGAAGCGGCAGCAATGCGCAAATGGTCCGCAAAAGTCCGTCTCAAATAAAACTGGACTAAAATAGGAATAGTAATAATGAGCAGAAAATAGATAAGAATTGTCATTTGACCGCCTCCTTCTCCACCTCGTTCAGTCCTGTTGTACTATTTATTATAGGGCA
This window of the Caldalkalibacillus uzonensis genome carries:
- a CDS encoding zinc metallopeptidase, which encodes MTILIYFLLIITIPILVQFYLRRTFADHLRIAAASGLTGREVARKILDANGLYDVRVEEVRGKLTDHYDPTTKTVRLSSDNYYGSSIASVSVAAHEVGHAIQDAEHYAFLRFRHALVPLATFGSNASFIFIFLGLLLYSTNMILLGILTMAFAVLFQVVTLPVEFNASSRALNQMVSLNVIGMNEEHAARKVLNAAALTYVAATVVAVLELLRFIMVYAGMNND